CGTCGTGCCCGGCTGCGAATCCGCCGCGCCATCGGGCGACGGACGGGCTCCGGCCGTGGGCGCGTTCGCCAGCGGCTGGGTGCCGTCGCCGCGGGCGTGGCGCGCCCAGTAGCCCGCGCCGGCGCCCGCTCCCAGCAGGAAGAGCGCGGCGGCGGCCGCCACGCGCAGGGCCGGGTGCAGCCACACGCGCCGCGGCATGGCCGTCACCCTGGCCGGCCCGCGCACCAGTCCCTCGGCGGCCAGCCGTTCCTCCAGCGCCCTCCACGCGCCCGGCGAAGGCTCCGGGTCGGCAAGGCCGGCCAGGTCCTCGGTCTGCGCCCGCATCTCCTCCATCTCCCGGCGGCACACCAGGCAGCCGCGCAGGTGGGCGGCCTCGTCGGGCTCGGGCGGCTCGTCCACCAGCCGCGCCAGGTCCTCCAGGCTCAGGTGCTGCATGTCTCCACTCCGTGCATCGGTTCGGGGGCGGGGGCCAGCATCGCTCGCATCTTGCCCCTCGCCTTGAAGAGCTGGCTCTTGCAGGTGCCGGCGCTCACGCCCAGCATCTCGCCGATCTCCTCGTGCGTGTATCCTTCCACGTCGTGCAGCACCAGCACGCGCCGCATGCCCTCGGGCAGCCGGGCCATCGCCTTCTCCAGCCGCAGCCGCAGCACCGCCTGGTCGCCCGCGGGGCGGGTGTGCACCGGGCAGTCGTCGTCGATGCTGGTCTCCCGCCCGGCCCGCCGCTCCCGCGAGCGGCGGCCGTGCAGGGCGCTGTTCACCGCGATGCGGTGCAGCCAGGTGCTGAACGCCGAGTCGCCGCGGAAGGTGGGCAGGGCGCGGATCGCCCGCACCCACGCCTCCTGGGCCCAGTCCTCGGCCAGGGCGTCCTCGCCCGCGAGGCGCCGGACCACGGCGTACACGCGCCGGGAGTGGCGCTGGTACAGTGCGCGCACCGCCCCGCCGTCACCCTGCTGTGCCTGTCTGACGAGATCGGTGTCTTCCATGGTCCGGTTCCGGGTCCACCTGATCAGATGCCGGCCCGCCCCGCACGGTTGCCCGGGGCGGCGGAAAGGAGCCTGCATGGCGGGAAGGGCGGGGCCGGGGGCGCGGTAGATGCGGTCCCCGCGTGGTCCCGCGGCGGCGGCCCAACGTTCGGCGTGCCTGGGGGGTACTGTCCTGCGAGGCCGGCGCGGAGGCTCGTGCGCCGCGCGATGGCGAATGGTGAGACTACGGCAATGTAACGCGGCCGGTTCGGCCCGGAGGTTATAGTACGATGAAGATGATTCACCGCATGCTGCTGGGCCTCGCGCTCGCAGCGGCCCCGCTGCCGCTGGCGGCGCAGGGAGGGGCGGGACCGGACGTGGACGCCGCCGACCCGCGTCCCTTCGCGCTGCTGCACGAGCACGCCGCCGAGCTGAACCTGAGCGCCGCGCAGGTGTCGCGCCTGGAGGCCATCGCCCGGCGGCTGGAGGCGCAGAACGGCCCGTTGCGCGAGCAGCTGCGCCGGCAGATGGCGGACTTCCGCCAGGAGCGCCGCGCCGCCTTCCAGCGCCTGACGCCCGAGCAGCGCCGCGACACCCTGGCCCGCCTGCGCGACGAGCGCCTCCAGGGCCACCGCGCCGACGTGCCCGAGCCGATGCGGCCCACGGTGGGGCAGATGCGGCGCAACCTCCAGGCGGCCATGCAGGAGGCGCAGGGCGTGCTCACCCCGCAGCAGAAGGCGCGGGCCCGCCAGCTGATCCGGGCGCGCGGTCCCGGCGGAGGGCGCCCCGGCGCGGGCGGACCGGGCAGGCGCCGCAGGCCGGGCGCGCCCGGGCGTCCGTGAACGGGCTGGAGGTGCCGCTTCCCGCAGGCGCCGCGCACCGCCCCCCGTCGACCCGCCAGGCGCCGTCGGCGGAGGAAGCGGCGGACGAGGCCGCGCTGGTCGAGCGGGTGCGGCGCGGCGACGCGGCCGCGTTCGACCGGCTGGTGAACGCCTACATGCGCCGCGCCTTCTCGGTCGCGTACCGGCTCATGAGCCAGCGCGAGGACGCCGAGGACCTGGTGCAGGACGCGTTCATGGCCGTGCTCCAGCGCATCGACACGTTCGAGGCGGGGCGCCCGTTCGGGCCGTGGTTCTTCCGAATCCTGGTGAACCGCGGCCTCAACGCCCGCAAGGCGCGCTCGCTGCGCACGGTGGACGAGATCCCCGAGAGCGCGGCGACGCACCTGGCCTCGCCGGAGCGCGAGGCGGAGCGGTCGGAGCTGCGCGGGGCTTTGACGGAAGCGATGGCGGCGCTGCCCGAGCGGCAGCGGACCATCCTGCAGCTGTTCGACGTGGAAGGCTTCGGCGGGCCGGAGATCGCCCAGATCCTGGAGATCTCCGAAGGCACGGTACGGTGGCACCTGCACGAGGCGCGGAAGACGCTGCGCGGCGTGCTGTCGCGATACGAAAGGAAGAGCACCGATGGATGAGATGACCCCCCTGGCCGCCGAAGACCCCCGGCTGGCCGCCGCCCTCCGCGACGTGCACGGCGACGCGCCGGAGCACGAGGTGGATTGGGACCGGATGCGAGGCGCGATCTCCGCGAACGCCGAGCTGCCCCTCGCCCGCCTCCGTGCCGCCGAGCGCGCGCGCACGGGCGACGAAGGTGCGCACGCTCCGGCCGCGGCCGTGCCGGTCCGGAAGATCGCCTCGCTCCGCACGCGCTGGCTCGTTCCCGCGGCCGCGGCGGCGAGCATCGCGCTCGTGGCCGTGAGCGGCGTCCTGAAGCGCGACACGATCGCCGGCTCCGGCGGCCAGGTCGCCACGCAGGTCCGCGAGCCGACCGTCGATCAGATGGTCGAGGCGTCCATGCCGGACCCCGTTGGCCAGCTCATCAGCGGCGAAGCCGAGTCCGACGCCCTCCTCAACGCCGCCGTCGGCACCTGAAGCCGTCCGCGTACGATCACACAAGAAGCGCCCCAACCTCGCGAGAGGGCCGGGGCGCTTCTTTTCCGGTAGATGATCGGCCCACGCATCGGCCAAATCCCCGACCATCCATTCAGACAGGTGGACGTCTGCGCATCCGTCCGCGCCGCCGACGCGACGACGCACCGGTTCTCGGCCATCCACCTATGCTGAAAGACGGTCGCACACATAGGTGCGACCCTACCATGCGGTGGTCCCGATGCGGGTGGTTCGGTGCACGGTTTCACGCACCATCGCCGCCGACCGGTAGGGCGCGGACCTGCGTGTTCGCCCGTGCTTCGGCTACGAGGATGTGCCGGTGGCGCGAACGTCAGCCGACGACGTCGCGGAGGTGGGCGACGTAGCGGGCGGCGATGCCGGGCCAACCGTACGTCGCCTCCACGAACGTTCGGGCGCGGGCGGATGCTTCCGCCAGCGCGGCGCGGTCGTGGTGGCAGCGGAGGATGGCGTCCGCGAGGGCGCGCGGGTCCAGCGGGGGAACGAGGTCGCCGTTCTCGCCCGGTGTGACCGCGTCGAGGATGCCTTCCATCGCGCTGCCGACGGTGGGGAGACCGGAGAGGCCGGCTTCCAGGATGACGATCCCGAAGCCCTCCATGTCGCCCGCCACCGGCACGTTCGGCATCACGAACAGGTCGGCGCCGCGATACAGCTTCCCCAGCATCTCGTCCGTCACGCGGCCGAGGAGGCGGACGCGATCATGCAGCCCCTGCCGCTCGATCGCCGCTCGCACGGCGGGCGTCATCGGCCCTTCGCCCGCGAGGAGGTAGACGACGTCGCGCGGGAGCAGCGGCATCACCTCGTCCGTGAACCACTGGAAGCCCTTCCGCTCCACGTGGCGCCCCACGCTGGCGAGCAGCAGCGCATCTCCCGGAATGGGCGCGTTCCCATCTCCCGACTGCGCCAGCGCCGCCAGCAGCTCGCGCCGGCTCGCGCCCGGAACGCGCGGCTGCGACAGCCGCGACAGGTCGATGCCGACGGGGACGACGCGCGACCTCTCCCGCGGCAGCCCCCGCGCCACGCACTGCTCCGCCGTCGCTCGGCTGATCGGGAAGGCCACGTCCAGCGCACCCAGGGTTCGTGGCACGATGCGCTGCCACACCGGGTTCGGATCCGTGACGTCCAGCCCGTTCGTGATCGCTGCGAGCCGCGCGCCCGCCGCACGGATGCGCCCCGCGAGCGGCATCGCCAGCGTTGCGGTGACCATCGACGAGAAGAACACGGCGTCGATCCGCTCGCGCCGCACCGTCGCGGGCAGCGTCGCCAGCAGGCGGGCGAGGTACGGCCCGACGCGGTACGGCGTCCACTTCCACGACGTCCGCAACACCTCGGGCACGAGCTCCACGTCCGGGTTCGCGGCCAGCGCGGCGTGGAGCTCCACCGCCAGGCGCTGCATTCCCCCCACGTTGTCCAGCGGCCGACCCGCCGGCGGAAACGAGTGGGAGATGTAGAGGATGCGAAGGGCCCTCACCCGGCGGCCCGAGAGCCGCCACCCTCTCCCGCAAGCGGGAGAGGGGACGTACTGCGGTGTGTCGTGGAGGAGACTTCGGCGCGGTGTCCAGAGTTCGTCGCGGCGAGGTCGGAAGGCGAACTCATGCGGTGAGCTCCACTTCCACGGCGTTGTCGTAGAAGACGGCGCCGCCGCCCATGTCGGTCACGGCTTGCGACGTGGTGTCGTTCACCGTGTGCCCGTCTGCGGAGAGGCGGGCCCAGCGGACGCCGTAGGAGACGGCCACGCCGGGGCGCACGTCCTCGGTGACGACGGCCCGGGCGGTGAAGGCGCCGCGGTCGTTGAAGCTACGCACCGCGTCTCCTTCGCGGATACCGCGCACGGCGGCCTCGTTGGGGTGCAGCAGCAGCTTCGCCTCGCCGGCGGCGCGGGCGAGCGGCGGCACGTTGGCGAAGGTGGAGTTCATGAACGGGTGCTCCGGCGGCGACAGCAGCATCAGCGGGAAGCGCGCGGCGCGGGCCGGGTCGGCGGATGCGCTCTCGGCGGGGGGTGTGTACGCGGGCAGGGGATCGAGACCCAGCTCCGCCAGCTCCGGCGCGTGGATCTGTATCTTCCCCGAGCGCGTGTTGAACCGCTCCGGGTCCGCATACGGCGCGAAGTCGCGCGGCACGTTCAGGCGCACGTAGCCTTCATCCATCAACCGTTCCAGCGTGACCCCCGCCATCACCGGGTGCGCCGAGTCCAGCGCCTGGCGGATGAGGTCGAGGTCGGTGTCGCGGAACTCCGGATCCTCCAGCCCCATGCGCTGCGCCAGGCGGCGGAAGATCTCGGAGTTGGGCAGGCTGTCGCCGACCGGGGCGATGGACGGGCGGTTGAGCGTGACGTACAGGTGCCCGTAGGCCGTGTGCACGTCCCAGTGCTCAAGCTGCGTGGTCGCGGGCAGCACCCAGTCCGCATAGTCCGCCGTGTCCGTGCGGAAGTGCTCCAGGACGACGGTGAACAGGTCCTCGCGCCGAAGCCCCTCGCGCACCTTGCCCAGGTCGGGGGCGACGGCGCCGGGGTTGGAGTTGTAGACGACCAGCGCCTTCACCGGCGGTCCGCCCACGCCCGCGTCCGGCCGCGTGAGCGCGGCGCCGAGCTGCACCATGTTGATGGTGCGCGTGGCCGGCGGCACCCAGTCCGGCCTCTCCAGCGCGGGTCCGTTCGCCTTGAACGCGCCGGAGGTGGAGAGCGTCGCCCCGCCGCCCACGTCCTTCCACGCGCCCGTCACGGCAGGGAGGAGAGAGACCACGCGGATGGCCATGCCGCCGCCCGCGTGGCGCTGCATGCCGTAGTTGAGGCGGATGAACGTAGGCCGCGTCAGCGCGTACTCGCGCGCGAGCGATTCGATCGCATCCGCATCGATGCCCGTTTCCGCTGCTGCGCGCGCCGGCGTCCACTCGGCCACGCGGTCGCGCAGCATCTCCCAGCCCACGGTGTGGCGGGCGAGGTAATCGCGGTCCTCCATGCCGTCGCGGAAGATCACGTGCATCATCCCCAGCGCGAGCGCGGCGTCGGTGCCGGGGCGGATGGCGAGGTGCGCGTCGCACTGCGCCGCCGTGCGCGTGCGGATGGGGTCGATGGCTACGAGGCGCGCGCCGTTCTCGCGGGCCCGGCGCAGCGCGGGCCACAGGTGCGGGTTGCTGGTGAGCGTGTTGGTGCCCCACAGCAGCACCAGCTTGGCGCGCTCCGCCTCCTCGGGCGTGGGGCCCATGCGGTCGCCGTACGTGTGCTTCCATGCCTCCGTGCCCGCCGCCGCGCAGATCGTCCGCGCCAGCAGGCTCGCCCCGATGCGGTGGAAGAACCGCCGGTCCATCGACTGGCTCTGCACCAGCCCCATCGTCCCGGCGTACGAATACGGGAGGATGGACTGCGGACCGTGCGGCCCGCTGCGGATGGCGTTCAGCCGCGCGGCGATGTCGCCCAGCGCCTCATCCCACGTCGCCGGCTCGAAGCGGCCCTCGCCCTTGGGACCCACGCGGCGCAGCGGCGTGGTGAGCCGGTCCGCGTGGTAGGTGCGCTCCACGTAGCGGTTCACCTTGGTGCACAGGAAGCCCTGCGTGACCGGGTGCGCGGGGTCGCCCTGCACGCGCACCGCGCGGCCGTCGCGCACGT
This genomic stretch from Longimicrobiaceae bacterium harbors:
- a CDS encoding glycosyltransferase family 4 protein, whose product is MRALRILYISHSFPPAGRPLDNVGGMQRLAVELHAALAANPDVELVPEVLRTSWKWTPYRVGPYLARLLATLPATVRRERIDAVFFSSMVTATLAMPLAGRIRAAGARLAAITNGLDVTDPNPVWQRIVPRTLGALDVAFPISRATAEQCVARGLPRERSRVVPVGIDLSRLSQPRVPGASRRELLAALAQSGDGNAPIPGDALLLASVGRHVERKGFQWFTDEVMPLLPRDVVYLLAGEGPMTPAVRAAIERQGLHDRVRLLGRVTDEMLGKLYRGADLFVMPNVPVAGDMEGFGIVILEAGLSGLPTVGSAMEGILDAVTPGENGDLVPPLDPRALADAILRCHHDRAALAEASARARTFVEATYGWPGIAARYVAHLRDVVG
- a CDS encoding sigma-70 family RNA polymerase sigma factor is translated as MEDTDLVRQAQQGDGGAVRALYQRHSRRVYAVVRRLAGEDALAEDWAQEAWVRAIRALPTFRGDSAFSTWLHRIAVNSALHGRRSRERRAGRETSIDDDCPVHTRPAGDQAVLRLRLEKAMARLPEGMRRVLVLHDVEGYTHEEIGEMLGVSAGTCKSQLFKARGKMRAMLAPAPEPMHGVETCST
- a CDS encoding molybdopterin oxidoreductase family protein translates to MPISEALPLVRDGVVRGACPHDCPDTCAMLVHVRDGRAVRVQGDPAHPVTQGFLCTKVNRYVERTYHADRLTTPLRRVGPKGEGRFEPATWDEALGDIAARLNAIRSGPHGPQSILPYSYAGTMGLVQSQSMDRRFFHRIGASLLARTICAAAGTEAWKHTYGDRMGPTPEEAERAKLVLLWGTNTLTSNPHLWPALRRARENGARLVAIDPIRTRTAAQCDAHLAIRPGTDAALALGMMHVIFRDGMEDRDYLARHTVGWEMLRDRVAEWTPARAAAETGIDADAIESLAREYALTRPTFIRLNYGMQRHAGGGMAIRVVSLLPAVTGAWKDVGGGATLSTSGAFKANGPALERPDWVPPATRTINMVQLGAALTRPDAGVGGPPVKALVVYNSNPGAVAPDLGKVREGLRREDLFTVVLEHFRTDTADYADWVLPATTQLEHWDVHTAYGHLYVTLNRPSIAPVGDSLPNSEIFRRLAQRMGLEDPEFRDTDLDLIRQALDSAHPVMAGVTLERLMDEGYVRLNVPRDFAPYADPERFNTRSGKIQIHAPELAELGLDPLPAYTPPAESASADPARAARFPLMLLSPPEHPFMNSTFANVPPLARAAGEAKLLLHPNEAAVRGIREGDAVRSFNDRGAFTARAVVTEDVRPGVAVSYGVRWARLSADGHTVNDTTSQAVTDMGGGAVFYDNAVEVELTA
- a CDS encoding sigma-70 family RNA polymerase sigma factor, yielding MNGLEVPLPAGAAHRPPSTRQAPSAEEAADEAALVERVRRGDAAAFDRLVNAYMRRAFSVAYRLMSQREDAEDLVQDAFMAVLQRIDTFEAGRPFGPWFFRILVNRGLNARKARSLRTVDEIPESAATHLASPEREAERSELRGALTEAMAALPERQRTILQLFDVEGFGGPEIAQILEISEGTVRWHLHEARKTLRGVLSRYERKSTDG